The sequence TACTCACTGTCCAGTCTTAAAAGCAAGTTTATACCCACTTTTAGTTATTGACCAACtaatgttatggttatgggatttggcagatgttgttgtttgtttgctcatGTCATTTCGAGTTAAGTTGTAAAATTTAATGGGTAGCTGTTTTGGTTCCAGAACGgctgatggacagagagaggcagcggcgccatagagagagagtccGTGCTGACCCTGAGAAACAGCAGGCCTAccgggagagggaaagacaaaggTACAACACAGGATAACTTTCCCTGCTGGTGACAGCATTGTATTATGTACATTCATTGATGCATGCTGTatagtgctgccgcgattaatcgacataatcaaactaatcgattatgaaaatgagtcgacgccaatttttttagtcgactaatcgttctgcttttgaccccctatttatttttggtcttccgtctctaacggctgtaatgttattaacgctacaaaagtaggctgatattgatatgagcatatctaaatctatggctatatgtcatgtgtTGGCCATTCAGTTGAGTTAAGGataaaatggacacaacaaaataacgaaaacttgattaaaaaaaaaaaaaatagtcgtttagattagtcgactaatcgaaaaattagtcgaaagattaatcgttagaaaattagtcgttagtggcagcactaatGCTGTATCTCTATGCGATATTCAGAGCATTTATTAGACAGCAGGTTAGGGGTGTTGCATAATTCCACACACTTTGTCATTGATTGTGCATATTCGTCTAATATGTCCTTTCAGGTACCAACGCAGGAAAAATATGGTAATTTCTTTACCAGAGCAAATGACAACAGAATCCCAGAGCCATGGCTTGAGTAACACAGAATATCAAACTGGGCCATCTGCCGAGGATCACTCTCATCCAAACAACTACTCCTTCCAAGCCATGTCACAGAattcagacacagaaacaggcaACATGGGGCACATGGATGACATGGTGATGAAAAAGCCAACTCCTGATATTGTTGACACCAGGCAGCAGATAAAAGAGATGAATCCAGTCAGCTATCTGTTGCGTGTTACGGAAAAAGAGACTCCGGAACACTTATTCTCTACCCAACACAGAGCTGGTTTCTTTGGGTCACAGGATGTCAACTATTATTTTGTACAACAAAATGGGGACCTGTGCTCACATTCAAGGTCTAAAAGTATGTCCTTGTACTgcttgtattctttttttttttttgctgaaatgCATCACATTTTGTGTCATTGCACTGAGAAAAATAATATGTCTGATGGTATTTATTTTGTACTGTTCTATTATGATTTAATTTATGTAACTATCTCTGAACGTATCTGTTTCAGAAAGATTGATGGACCGAGAGAGACAGCGGCGCTACAGAGAACGAATCCGCTCCAACCCTGTGAAGCAGTCTGATGATGTAAAGGAAAGACGAAGGTAGAAAGCAGTGGAATAGACTGCAGTAGAACAAGTAACCCTTAAATAAAGTTAAAGTTGATTGGTATTTAGTAgatacttttatccaaagtgacacaaTCTCACAATGGTGGGTTTGAGAATAGAACCTGTACAGGTGTTACCGCTGCTTCCTCGTGCCACAATATGATACGTGTTCACACATCAGaatgaacaaacagacacacacataaacacttatGCACACTCATGTACATAGACACACGTACATTATTAGTTGTGTTACAAAGCTCAGCCATTTCTACTGTGCATTCAGGGGCatgttttgttatgttattgttgagtgttgaacttgagtgcaaagattaaccggagtcaaattccttgtttgttacgcaaacctggccaataaagctgatttgATTCTGATGTAGTACATAATGAACTTAAAGCCATTCCCTATAACCATGTCCAGGttcatggacagagagaggcagcggCGACGGAGGGAGAGGATGCGTGCTGAGCCTGACCAGCAGCAGGCCTacgcagagagggaaagacaaaggTACAGTGCCGTGGAGGGAATGCATTGTGATAGCGTGTTGCTGCAATGGAACATCAAGGGTTCCTTTCGATGTGCTAGTAGCTTCCTTGTGCTGAGATGGTTTGTGTGGTGCCAAAGTGTGCTGgtcatttgtatttatttgaaatggTTACTGAAGTTACTGAGGAACAATGACTTCTGGTGAACGAGGGAATTGTTTGGGAATCCTACTGGTTTGCCCGTACCTGCAGTTACAGAACAAAGTGCTTTGCTTGTCAGTGTTTTCACTCAGTTGAATACACAAAGTGAATTGTTGACTTTGTACAGGTTGTTAGATAGAGAAAGGCAGCGACGCTGCAGGCAGAGGCTTCAGGCGGACCCTGTGAGGTGGCAAGCGTACCTGGAGAAGGAGCGGCACAGGTATGCCCTaccagcatacagtacaccatcAACAGTACATGGTGATGCCTtgacatgacgtgcacacaacATCAACGCAGCCATATTGTTTCTGTCATTTACATAAACAGCAGCTTTTACTGTTTTATTGTGTTCAACATCTTTAAACTACCAACTAAAATGATTAAACTTCAAAATGGcaattatgattattatgaGAAAAATGATTATTATTTTGTCTTTACATTGAGGCTGATTCAGTAATGTTCTTTACAGGTCCAGGGAGGCGGCCAGGAGAAGCCGGGCTAAGAAGTCTCTGGCCAAGGCTCTGACAGGCTGGATATCTGTTTAGGGGCAAGGATGGCCTTTAAGACAATAGGGGAACGTAGTAGTAGACGTTCTCTTCAAAGTGGTCACTCATGGTGGGGGGTTGTTGTGAAGGGAGGCACTTCACCAGGCGGGGCAGGTCAACTGGCCCATGACACCAGAACAGAGTTTGTTGGTGGGACAGTGATCGCACATAAGGACTTCAacacagagttttttttttaaatttaatttTCTTGTCATTGCTCTGGTATGGGCTGTGGTCTAGAAACATTCTTCAGAGGTGCTGAGGTGAATTTGTATTTGAATCTGTATTTAGGTGTCATTGGAATTTGACAGTGATGTGCATGTTTTTATCATGAAAAAGGTGACAGCTGATAATTCAAATAAATGTATAATTTGATGAGACAATTGTTTTTTATATGGATCTGTcttagaattaaaaaaaaaatcaataggaAGACTCAactgaaatgacatttcagaataAAGTTCCCTTAGAAGAAATATGGTGAGATAACAAAAAATAGATTGAGGAGAAAAATGGTTGATAATGGATATCAGGCTTCAGCAACCAAATTTATCCTCAGGATTCCAAACTGTAGCCTCGTCACAATTCTTGAGGAAACactgacataggcctacaagacGTAAAGAAAAACATAACACATTGCTGGTCACTATCTAGGGCTCTGAAAATAACCAGAGATAGGCCTAAcacatcttttaagattgaacattagtctggggagtctgcactttatgtCTAGACCTACTgcagaggcgtgatcaatgggcatggTTGGAATttagatagtccttcaaccaatcagaccaaggATCCGGATGTGCCTTTtgcttgtgattggacccagcaaacgtggacagggagcaggagagataaatgtacaGATTTTCAGCCTgagcttttatttatttatgtatttatttgtgctgCAGAGCGACATCCAAAGCTTTCCACCACAGTCGGTGTGTGCCAATAGGTGGCGATAACGTACCACATGACGTTCCAATCTCTCACACTCGATGAAGAAGAAATTGTTTTCATGGAGGAACTTGACAACTGACTGTCATAATAGTTAGCATGCATGTAGAGCTTTAATGACTATGTAATAACCATAAGATACTACTTGGACGAAATAGAAAATAGAAGTGTTATAGGGAAGATATCAAAATGAATTCAGATTATCAAATTTGTCTAATACGAAGTGAAGAGGAAGCCCGTGCCATTGAGACAGCACTAAGAACAGCTGTTCTTAGCGTGGTAGAAGTGATAAATGACATTAGCAGAAGCCGATTTCAGGACTGTCAAAGAAAAGTTAcggaaaaggaaaaagagaatGCACAACTCAAAGTGGAGCTCTATAAAGCAGAAGAAGAACTCGCGTTTCTACGCCAGCTTGTGGGGTCTcagcaaaaacaacaaagtgAAGAAGGAAGTGTGAGATGCAATGCAAGTATTGACGCACATGTGCCAGACAGTAGATGGAGTGTGGAAATTGAAGATGGAGTCGTGAATGAAGCCTCGTCAACACCCCAAAGCAGTGAAGAACAGTCCAAAAGTAAGTGTCCACCCAGAGCCAGCAATCTTGCCATGCATCCATGCACCTTACTTTGCCTAGCCTCACTGTTGAGTTAGAATACATGCCACttttctatctatttatctatctatctatcaacttTACACTTGCAGATAGTAGAGAGCCATTAAGTGCAGCTGAAAAGCAAAGGCGCTATCGAGCCCGTCGAGATGCAAATCCCGAGAGAAGGGCAAATTACCTCgaatgggagaggaggaaatggaagagagacagggagctgGGGAAGAAGAAACTCGTGCATGAGTGCAGCGTGAGCGAGCAGAGGACAAttagagggagatggaaatTAGCCAAAGCAAAGAGCAGGGCAAAAGATGCGACTGGCATCCTCTCACCACTGTCAGTGAGCCCAGAATATCATCAGCTACATCCACACGAAGCAGGTCCATCTCCTTTCTTGCAATTATGCCTGTTTCAAAGTCACAGTTTGAGATTGCAATAtagcaacacacaaaaaaaaaaattcactgACCAGTTATTTGTTTTTATGGCTTGTATTTTGCTTTCCTCAGACTAATTTCTCCCTAaatgttctctgttctctcaccTCTGTGATAGATGATAGTATTGACAACCAGTTTGAATTTCGGACTGGGGAGGCAACTGCACTACCGCAAGactctgctgcaggtgcttcggAACGTCATGGACACAATGGACCAGTGTTCACGCCATCAGGGTTCTCAGAAAACCACACAGACATGATGAATTCCCTTGTGGTCAAAGAGGAGC comes from Sardina pilchardus chromosome 6, fSarPil1.1, whole genome shotgun sequence and encodes:
- the LOC134082801 gene encoding zinc finger CCCH domain-containing protein 13-like, giving the protein MDRERQRRHRERVRADPEKQQAYRERERQRYQRRKNMVISLPEQMTTESQSHGLSNTEYQTGPSAEDHSHPNNYSFQAMSQNSDTETGNMGHMDDMVMKKPTPDIVDTRQQIKEMNPVSYLLRVTEKETPEHLFSTQHRAGFFGSQDVNYYFVQQNGDLCSHSRSKKRLMDRERQRRYRERIRSNPVKQSDDVKERRRFMDRERQRRRRERMRAEPDQQQAYAERERQRLLDRERQRRCRQRLQADPVRWQAYLEKERHRSREAARRSRAKKSLAKALTGWISV
- the LOC134082795 gene encoding uncharacterized protein LOC134082795 isoform X2, yielding MNSDYQICLIRSEEEARAIETALRTAVLSVVEVINDISRSRFQDCQRKVTEKEKENAQLKVELYKAEEELAFLRQLVGSQQKQQSEEGSVRCNASIDAHVPDSRWSVEIEDGVVNEASSTPQSSEEQSKNDSIDNQFEFRTGEATALPQDSAAGASERHGHNGPVFTPSGFSENHTDMMNSLVVKEEPPNTDTVYIKFEVKEENACTDQEGSSPSCVLERETQEKSRFTHFRDGALGTRSRLSYRGARLTEDRRLSSVSRVKKRIDDRERQRRYRERIHSDPEKLQAYLEKDRRRYLKKRKSICELPEQIQRQKRAMWREAARRCRARKRNTPLAQWTEPL
- the LOC134082795 gene encoding uncharacterized protein LOC134082795 isoform X1, with translation MNSDYQICLIRSEEEARAIETALRTAVLSVVEVINDISRSRFQDCQRKVTEKEKENAQLKVELYKAEEELAFLRQLVGSQQKQQSEEGSVRCNASIDAHVPDSRWSVEIEDGVVNEASSTPQSSEEQSKNSREPLSAAEKQRRYRARRDANPERRANYLEWERRKWKRDRELGKKKLVHECSVSEQRTIRGRWKLAKAKSRAKDATGILSPLSVSPEYHQLHPHEADDSIDNQFEFRTGEATALPQDSAAGASERHGHNGPVFTPSGFSENHTDMMNSLVVKEEPPNTDTVYIKFEVKEENACTDQEGSSPSCVLERETQEKSRFTHFRDGALGTRSRLSYRGARLTEDRRLSSVSRVKKRIDDRERQRRYRERIHSDPEKLQAYLEKDRRRYLKKRKSICELPEQIQRQKRAMWREAARRCRARKRNTPLAQWTEPL